CGTCACAGAAAAACCCGCTGAATCGTCTCAGCGAGCGGCCCGCCACCGAACCCACCCGGCGACGAGCCACCCACCATCACCAAAAATCAATGACCGTGCGGTTTTTCCTGATTGAAGCCCATGCGGTTCATCGCAGCCCACACCACGACACCAGCCACCACACCCACAACACCAACTATCCACATCCACGACTGCCCCAACACCATGCCCAAAGAAATAAGAGCAGACGCCACGAGCAAAATCACCGTACCTGTCCACGCCGCAGGAGTGTTGCCATGCCCAGGCTCAGCGGGCGTGCTCTGCTGGACGGGCTCAGGGGCCTGATGACTCATCGGAAATCTCCACTCTCCTGACAATGCGAGGCCCTACGCCCCACGAATCTGCATATTGGGTTTCCCACTGCATGATCGGCGCCACGCCACCAGTCATGCGCTATCTGGAACAACCAGATAGCGCGCCACAGCACGTAACACCCAACCACACTCAATTGTTACAGCCGAAACCATATCCCTGCACCGCCTTCACCAGGACCGGCGCGCCACACCAACACCCACTCACACCGTCGGATCCTCACCCCGACTCAACGCATCCCAATCCGAGGCCGCATCACGCCCACCCCCACCACCATCAACACCAACCGGCGAAGAAAACCGCGACGACGCACGACCCCACCCACCAGCCACACACGCACCAACCCCACCCGCCACACACGCAACCATTCCCCCAACCAAAGCAACCCACCCCGCAACACCAGCCACAGCCCCACCAGCCACAGCCACCCCAGCCAACCCAGCCACTCCACCCCCCGTGGCACACACCACCCCACCAGCACACCGCGCCCACACACCCTGCGCAAACGCACCAAAAGCACCAGCAGCCAACCCCGCCAACGCCATCGCCAACACACCCGGAGCCACCTGCGCCCCCGTCAACGACACCGCACCCGCAGGCCCCACCCCCGCATCAACAGTCCACGGCACCTGCGTCACCACAGCCGCCACCGCATGCGCAACTAACCCCGCAGTAAGAACAACACCCTTACGAGCCCACACAACCCCACCAGAACCAGACACATCCACACTCACGGGCATCCCATCGTCGAAGCAGCAGCAACCGCACGCAACACAGCCATCGCCTTATTCACCGTCTCCTGATACTCCAACTCAGGAACCGAATCAGCAACAACCCCCGCCCCCGCCTGAACATGCGCCACCCCACCACTCAACAAAGCCGTACGAATAGCAATCGCCACATCCAAATCACCATGCACATCCAGATACCCCACAACCCCGCCATACAACCCCCGACGGCTCACCTCCTGCTCATCAATAATCCGCATCGCACTGGGCTTAGGTGCACCCGACAACGTCCCCGCCGGGAAAGTAGCCACCAAAGCGTCATACGCACCCTTCCCCTGCCGCAACACCCCCTCCACGCTCGACTCAATATGCATAACGTGGCTATACCGACGCACCTTCATGAACTCCACAACATCAACCGTGCCCGCACGACACACACGCTGCAGATCATTACGCGCCAAATCCACAAGCATCACATGCTCGGCACGCTCCTTCGGATCAGCTAAAAGTTCCTCCTCCAAACACTGATCCTGCGCAGGAGTCACCCCCCGCGGACGCGACCCCGCAATCGGATGCGTAATCACCCGATCCCCCGTCACCCGCACCAACGCCTCCGGACTAGACCCCACCACGTCATACCGACTGCCATCCGGACGCTCAAACCGAAACATGTACATATACGGACTCGGATTACTCGCCCTCAACACGCGATACACATCCAACGCATCAGCCTCACACGGCATCGAAAAACGATGACTCGGCACAACCTGAAACGCATCACCAGCCCGAATATGCTCCTTCGCAGCCTCCACCATCGCCACGAACTCCTCCGCCGTGCGATCCGAAACCGGCTCCGGCACAGGAGTATCAAACACCGCCACCGAACTAGGCGCAGGCCGCGACAAACCAGCCACCATACGGTCCAACCGCGCCACAGCATCCGCATACGCATCAGCCACCCCCTCATCACCGCCATCCCAATTAATGGCATTAGCAACAAGCAGAAGCGACCCATCCGAATGATCAAAAACAGCCAGATCATCCACCAAATTCATCGCCAACTCCGGCACCCGCATCACATCCGGATTGCCATCAGGAACCGAAGACTCCCACCGCCGCACCGCGTCATACGAAATATGCCCCACAAAAGCAGAGGTCATCGGAGGAAGCCCCACCAACGGATCCGAAGCCAACAACGCCAACGACTCCCGCAACGCCACCAACGGATCACCACCCACCGGCAACCCCGCCGGAGCAGACCCCAACCAAAAAGCCTGACCATCCTTCTCCGTCAACGTGGCACGACTCGACACCCCCACAAACGAATAACGATCCCACTGCCCCTGCTCAGCAGACTCCAGCAAAAACGTCCCTGCAGCATCCCCCGCAAGCTTGCGATACACCCCCAACGGCGTCTCACCATCAGCAAGTACCCGCCGCACCACCGGAACCACCCGCCGCTGCACAGCAAGCTCCTCAAAAGTCGACAACTCAGGCCACGCCACACCCCACCCCACCTGCGGAACACTCACCGACACCACACCAACACCCTGCTGACCGCATCGCTCATCACTCACACCCCCATTCTGCCGCCCAGACACGCCACCCAAAACGCCACAACCCCAACCTCCCACCCCAGAGCAACTCCAAGATGATAAAAGTGAGCAACCCCCTCACTCACGGCCCAAACACACACTCGAAGGAGAGGACGTGGAACCCATCGCGTCCCCCGCAGAATCGCGACGCAAAATCCTCTTCTGGAGCGGACTCACCCTCGCCACATTCACCGTCATCACCGGCGGAAACGAACTCATCCTCGACCTGGTCTGGCTTCTATTCGCCATCGCCATCACCATCGGTCCCCACTTCCACAAACTCGCCCCCCGAACCGCCACCGCGGCCTCACTGCCCGGAATCGTCCTCATCCTCGACGGCATCCTCGAACTCATCCCCGCCACCTCAGATACCATCATCGGACCCCTCTGGCTCAGCGAATACATCTTCCTCCTGGCCTACCTCGCCCTCGCGATCGGCCTCATCAAACTCCCCCGCCCAGCCGGACACACCCACCGCGCCACCGCACTGACCGACGCCCTCGCCACCGCCGTCGCCACATTCCTCGCCTTCTGGACCGTAGCCAGCGGCGCCGTACACGGCGGCGAAGACCTCCCCCACGCCCTCGTCATGGCCACCTACCCAGCCATGGACATCCTCCTACTCAGCCTCAGCACCCACCTGGCCATCCAACGCCGCAACATACCCACCAGCCTCTGGTGGCTCATCGGCACCCTCACCGCCGTCACCGCACTAGACGCAACCCTGTCCACCTACGAACTCATCGCCCCATCCGAAACACCAGCCATCCTCGACTCACTCCAAGCCTTCACCGTCTTCGGCATGTCAGTCGTGGTCATCCACCCCACCTTCCCACGCCTATTCACCTACACACCCCCACCCCAACACGCTCCCCGAGCACACATCGCCCTCCTACCCCTCACCCTCTCCCCCACCGCCCTAGCAGCAGCGACCCCCGCAACCAACACCATCGACGCACTCGCCCGCGCCTTCCTGGTCATCATCCTCCTAGCCCTAATCGCACTACGACTCTGGGTCACCTTCGGACACCTCAACACCGCCGTCAAAGACAGCACCTACCGCGCCACCCACGACCAACTCACCGGCCTCCCCAACAGAGCAGCCACCCTCGAAGCCCTCAACCACAAACTGCTCAA
This region of Dermatophilus congolensis genomic DNA includes:
- a CDS encoding HGxxPAAW family protein; translation: MSHQAPEPVQQSTPAEPGHGNTPAAWTGTVILLVASALISLGMVLGQSWMWIVGVVGVVAGVVVWAAMNRMGFNQEKPHGH
- a CDS encoding Trp biosynthesis-associated membrane protein, whose protein sequence is MSVDVSGSGGVVWARKGVVLTAGLVAHAVAAVVTQVPWTVDAGVGPAGAVSLTGAQVAPGVLAMALAGLAAGAFGAFAQGVWARCAGGVVCATGGGVAGLAGVAVAGGAVAGVAGWVALVGGMVACVAGGVGACVAGGWGRASSRFSSPVGVDGGGGGRDAASDWDALSRGEDPTV
- a CDS encoding anthranilate synthase component I, which gives rise to MVSVSVPQVGWGVAWPELSTFEELAVQRRVVPVVRRVLADGETPLGVYRKLAGDAAGTFLLESAEQGQWDRYSFVGVSSRATLTEKDGQAFWLGSAPAGLPVGGDPLVALRESLALLASDPLVGLPPMTSAFVGHISYDAVRRWESSVPDGNPDVMRVPELAMNLVDDLAVFDHSDGSLLLVANAINWDGGDEGVADAYADAVARLDRMVAGLSRPAPSSVAVFDTPVPEPVSDRTAEEFVAMVEAAKEHIRAGDAFQVVPSHRFSMPCEADALDVYRVLRASNPSPYMYMFRFERPDGSRYDVVGSSPEALVRVTGDRVITHPIAGSRPRGVTPAQDQCLEEELLADPKERAEHVMLVDLARNDLQRVCRAGTVDVVEFMKVRRYSHVMHIESSVEGVLRQGKGAYDALVATFPAGTLSGAPKPSAMRIIDEQEVSRRGLYGGVVGYLDVHGDLDVAIAIRTALLSGGVAHVQAGAGVVADSVPELEYQETVNKAMAVLRAVAAASTMGCP
- a CDS encoding GGDEF domain-containing protein; protein product: MEPIASPAESRRKILFWSGLTLATFTVITGGNELILDLVWLLFAIAITIGPHFHKLAPRTATAASLPGIVLILDGILELIPATSDTIIGPLWLSEYIFLLAYLALAIGLIKLPRPAGHTHRATALTDALATAVATFLAFWTVASGAVHGGEDLPHALVMATYPAMDILLLSLSTHLAIQRRNIPTSLWWLIGTLTAVTALDATLSTYELIAPSETPAILDSLQAFTVFGMSVVVIHPTFPRLFTYTPPPQHAPRAHIALLPLTLSPTALAAATPATNTIDALARAFLVIILLALIALRLWVTFGHLNTAVKDSTYRATHDQLTGLPNRAATLEALNHKLLNTTPKRHNTTAVIFLDLDEFKSVNDQHGHDIGDQLLRHIAAILSSVTRPEDIVGRYGGDEFVIIADGLTPTGAQSVAERILNHFTSPLPLREGITWTATFSIGIALATPETTCTPQQLLAQADAAMYKAKNKGKGRWAIAT